DNA sequence from the Prunus dulcis unplaced genomic scaffold, ALMONDv2, whole genome shotgun sequence genome:
ACTTCTTCTCTCCAAAATTGGGGCACAATGTTGTTGTGCAATTCAAAGCCAACTCACGACGTTCGGTGAACCATTTCACAAGGAGATTAACAATTTCCCCTATCAAATGAACCACTGGCAGCATTCTTGCAAACCTAAGGACTGAGTTGATTGACTCcgcaatatttgttgtcaTTACATTGTAGCGGCGTCCATCCATGTGAGCTCTAGACCACTTATGTAACCCTGCCTCTTCAAGATATTGAGCAACATGTTCCTTTCGCTTGATCTTGCGAAAATGACAATCAAATTCAGCAATGGAATAAGATTTCGCAGCCTTCTCAAAGTGCATAAGTATGTGATCACgctttttcaacttgaaagtgCGTTTCATGTTCCCCTTCATATGATAAAAGCATATGCCATGTTGTGCAGTTGGAAAAATTTTGTTCCACACATTCTCTATGCTAACATTGCGATCAGAAATAATAACAAGATTGGGACACTCACCAATGGCTTCATGAAGTTTAGTGAAAAACCAATGCCATGATGCATCCGTCTccaaatccccgatcccaaaaGCAAGAGGATATATATTTCGATTACCATCGAATGCATTTGCTACAAACATAACACCCTTGTACTTGGATTTTAAATGAGTGGCATCCACGGCTATAACTGGGCGCATGGAAGAACGGAACCCTCTAATACATGCGCCAACcgccataaataaatacacaaagtGATTGTTCTCATCAGTTCGGATGTCTGTTTTTGTGCCGGGATTCATACGCTCCAATTCATAGCAATAagctggaaggatataatatgCCTCCTCCGCTGATCCTCTAATGGACAATAGAGCTAACTCCCTTGCTTTCCAAGCTTTCGAATAATGGATGGTGCAACCAAAGTTGTGTTTCACATCTCTCATAATGTCACTTGGTGTGTATATTGTCCGACAATCCTTCAACTTCCTTTTAAGTGAAGTGGCTACAAGTGCTGCGGTTGCTTGACGATGCTTGTCACTTACAAACCTCAAATCACATTCATGGACAGTTGTACACCTCACAATCATGAAGCTGTATTCTCCAATTCTCGATGCTCGGACCCGCCATGGGCATGGACGTTGACaacaaaccacaagcaacctCTTAGTGCAAGAGAATTGCACCTTAAATTCAAAGTGGCCTCTTAATGCCGTCAACCGTAACTCCGTCAACAATGCTTTCttactagagaaaatttgCCCAACTGTAATTTTCGGTTTCCAATCGCTTTGTGAAAACCCGCTGTCCAAATatgcttcttcatcttttacaCCGACTGCATTATACCGAtttttttcacccatttgACTCCAATAATGTTGACGAGTGGGTTCAGATTCTCCTCCTAAACGCATTTTTGGCAACTGGCCAGCTGTGTTCAAGCACCCCAAATTAGGAGGGGCAGAGTACACTgacacttcatttctttcagtaccattatcaccaccatgcatctcctccacctcgctaaaatcaatcatatcCATAAAATCTGTCCCTACTTCACCTCCCAAATCAGTGACATTTGTATTATTCCAAGTTActtcattgctttcaacaATGGCAACTGAAGAATGACCCATCCGACTACTATCTGTCGTGATATGCATACTATGAACTACATCATTTGTCAGTCCTTTATCTTCTATACTCACGAGTAAGGGAGCTAGTTTTGAAGGTGTTACCTCGGAATtgtacttcataaaaaaattgacatcatcatcgtcctcAATCTTTATGTGCTTCCACTCATTCGAGGCCACCAAAACTGAGAATTTTAAGCAAATCTTGTCTTCCCTGATGTTTGTATTACCAATCGATGCACACGGTCCAACAGTTCAGCAAATTTGATGGTCCGTGGAACTATTAAGCCTTTTGAGTCACCCCCTTCGTATTTGCACATCTTCTTCGAGGtgacccattttccattgtagcacacgagaataacaattgtctccatttctgaccatgacaaaacaacatttcattaacacaataatataaccacaataaccatacaatacaatagcaatataaccacaatataATAGCAATATAGAGCAATATAGAGGCACTATAATAGCAATACGACTGTAAAATAAGAGGAACACAACCACAGTACACTAGTAACACATCAGAATCACACTATACAGATCTActacatcaaatggaaaatcccaagtttcaagattcacatatCCAGACCAATCTAAATGGAATTGGTACAAACCCAGATGAATGAGcatgaatattcaacaaaacctaacccaaagacattaaagccaaaacgaatttaacacaaacccaaacaatcaaactataactcatttcacataatcccactgatattaagaaaataaccatcaaCACTACCTTTTCGAGGTCGGCAATCCACTAGagcttcaaggttgcaagcagCTATTCAGAAGACATAGCTAAAGGgaagggttcgcgattccaaaCAGAGAGCAAGAGATCGAATAGGGGAGAAAGAGACATAACgaagctagagagagaaacgGCTGCGctatgagaaagagagcaaagagagagacagagagttgtgctagagagagagagagccaagatagagagagccaagagagacagagagctGTGATAGACAGataccaaagagaaagagagttgtgccagagagagagagctgtgtGAGCTAAGAGAACAAATTTCTGAACTtgtgaaaaatcagcaataagtgtacaataattttatatttataggttatagttgtacaaaaattgggaaggggtggtatttttagttaaaattatgaaatgggTGTCATTTTAAGCTATTTCCCTATTTTTGGCCTTTAATGAGATATTTTCCTACTTGTCTTATTTTCCCACCCACCTAATCTTCTCACTCACCatttaaatttggaaaaaagacGATCATATCTTTCCACACATCaatattcctaaaataccatttaattattaattcaagcaTTCATTTagaactctctctcctcatattattaaatttattttttttaacgatAATCAAAATATTCATTGAAAAGGAGGCAAAAGCTCCTAAGCACAGCAAGGAATCAAACTACAACCAGAAGCAAATCTGAAAtacttgaagaaaataaagatcCTAAGGTGGAGCCTTAAACACAAGATTAAGATATCTTGGACTTCAGTTTTTCTGTTCTACGAGATTAAGATTTCAATTAGTGCAAACAAACAATACAAAGCAATCTAATTGCCCATTTAATTATTTGCTAGTTTTGTTGTCAATTCATCTAAAGGCAGAGGATTTCCACTTTTTCATGTGCTGGTGAAAAAGCTCATCAATTCTGGTGTTTCTGTTTTCGTTTTTATTTATCACGAAGTGGGTTTCATTTCATGCAGATTAAAGACAAGGTGTTATGGTGCCTTTTCTAGTTAATGAATAAATTTGGGTGGTAAATAAAATTGCGTTTTCTGATTCAGccgtttttggtttttgggtttaaCATGAGTCCTCAAATGTCATTTTACAAAGGAataaatttatcattttataaaggaataaatttatctttaatttttataaaccaACCGAAAAAATGACAactggccctattgaatttaattttaattattaaattactttgatgccatgttaagtgttttgggcttttttatgaggtttttgagttgagtttgttttaaaaaattaatgacagttttgtaatttaaaataagttaaaagtctctttgttatgttataaataagttttggtgagtttctaaagtccatttcatataggtttttttattttttttatttttttatttttttaataataatttgggctcctatattggatataatagtgaatctctcTATTTTAATTTACTTGTGCAtgtataaataattttgttttaattttaattttaattttgttctatGATTGTTGGCACATTATTCCGAAATAAATtttctgaaatatattttggacTAGCTAAACGACTTGTTGAAAATGATGGTCCAACTCTAACCTgtctcttccttcttcttttttccgaaaaaaattattattttttattataatctcACTCATTCTTGTTATTTCTTAGTGTAAATTAATCATTTTAAAGTCTCTCTCGTTcgacttttcttctctttaatTCATAACAGTGTGATGTGCTGACACGTGTACTTGCTGAGGGGGCAAGTCTGTTAGCTCCACGTGTTTGTTAGTCTGATTAGTTGTGCTTGTTAGTCTGATTAGTTATTCTGTTAAGCTTAGATTAGTGAAGAAGTCATTGTTACATAGCTATATAAGCTTGTGATTACTTCATTTCATCAGTATGTAAGAAAACACTTCTCAGAAATATTATCGCGAAAATTCTTCGAGAAGAAATCATATGGAATACTTTCAATATATGTACGCATGCATTTACTGGattctcaaatttgaaaacacCTCTAAAAGTCAAAAGAGCACCAAATAAACTACAATAGAGGACAAAAGAATACAACACTTTTTCATGTGACTTCTAATCTTTAGATTGAAGATGAGCTATACAGATTCAGTGTCATTCTTCTAAGATGCAGCCATTCAGGAGTTACTTGATGACGATGACTTCTTACCTCTGTGCAGTCTGCAGAGCCTTCAATCCTACAATTTTTTGCAACTTAGCCACTTATAAGCAGCATTTCCAGCCTCTGGTAGAAAATTTCAAACAGAAATCTTTGCGAATCTTTATGTAAGTCTGCAATTTTCCATTGCACTTGAGATATATAGAAAAGTCTATTGTATCAGCAGACGGTTGAAGGCTGATTTTCTGTCtcaaaagaagatgaagtgaGCCAAGCCATGTATGAACATGCTGG
Encoded proteins:
- the LOC117612578 gene encoding uncharacterized protein LOC117612578, encoding MRLGGESEPTRQHYWSQMGEKNRYNAVGVKDEEAYLDSGFSQSDWKPKITVGQIFSSKKALLTELRLTALRGHFEFKVQFSCTKRLLVVCCQRPCPWRVRASRIGEYSFMIVRCTTVHECDLRFVSDKHRQATAALVATSLKRKLKDCRTIYTPSDIMRDVKHNFGCTIHYSKAWKARELALLSIRGSAEEAYYILPAYCYELERMNPGTKTDIRTDENNHFVYLFMAVGACIRGFRSSMRPVIAVDATHLKSKYKGVMFVANAFDGNRNIYPLAFGIGDLETDASWHWFFTKLHEAIGECPNLVIISDRNVSIENVWNKIFPTAQHGICFYHMKGNMKRTFKLKKRDHILMHFEKAAKSYSIAEFDCHFRKIKRKEHVAQYLEEAGLHKWSRAHMDGRRYNVMTTNIAESINSVLRFARMLPVVHLIGEIVNLLVKWFTERRELALNCTTTLCPNFGEKKLRNRLEDAARMNVVKVNNAQYNVLDGDMDGLVDLTNNSCSCRKFQLEQLPCKHVVAVCRFLKVSVYAKASRYYTRKTWMDAYSDSIYPVQPHGMWDTPEDV